The region GCAAGCCACAGGTCAATGAGCGGCTTGGAGGTTGCGTTCGGGACAATCGCTTTCATGGTTTCACCTTTGAGGACATGGCCTCCCGTGCATCGGGAGGCGCTGGGGATACTGGCTCGCGAGGTTATTTCTTGATCAAGGTCTCCTTGAACTGGGCGACCTGCGCCTTGTCGGCCGGGTCGAGCCCGCCGGCAACCATTCCCTCCTTGATCCACTCCGGCAACGGGCCGCGAGTGTAGGTCTGCTCGGAGTTCTCGGGGTTGACGAAGGTGGTCACCTTCTGTTTCTTGGTGATGCGGGCCTGCACCTTGGTCATGATCTCGCGCACCGAGAACCCATTGTCCTCGATGTACTTCATGACGTTCTCCACCATCTGTTCGGTGGCTTGGGCTCGCAGCTCGTCGGCCTGGGCCAGCAAGGCCGCCTTCTGCTCGTCGATGGCCTTGATGTGCTCTTGAATGGCCTGATAGTCAACTGACATTGGATTATTTCTCCGTTTTGTGGTTCATGCCGACCAGCCTCTCGGCTTGGTCTACGAGTTCTTGCAGGGACAGATCCATTGTAGGATCCAAAAGAAGTGACGTCAACTCGGAAGCCAACAAAATTCTCAAGTCTTGGTTGAGGCTGGTTTGCTCCGGACGTTTGCTGGTTCTTCTGACCCGCATACCCTCTTTCGTGTACCCAATCTCCGGGTCGTAGGAGACCCGGTGGGTCAGCGTACTGAAGTCACTCGGGGCAACGGACAGGAAGTCGCGCTCCCAGTCCCTGAAGGTCTTCCATTGCTGCGCACCATCCGCCCTCCTCATCATCATGTGGAAACGGTTCTGCAGAATTTTCCTCTGCTCCTGATCCAGCTCCGATAAACTCATCGATCTCCTCCTCGCTGTAGCCCGTGACAAGCAGATAGTCCTCGAAAGACATGCCAGCTTCGGACGCCTCAAGCCGAAGTTCAATCAGCTTGCGCCGGATCCCTGACGCTTTTGCCTGCTTGTGGAGGGGTTTGTGTGGCCTTTCAGAGAAGCCCCGGTTTTTGAGGCCGTCGACCATCTTCCGCCCCGCCCCCGAATCGAGAAACTCGAGGAGCGACTCG is a window of Deltaproteobacteria bacterium DNA encoding:
- a CDS encoding H-NS histone family protein, with product MSVDYQAIQEHIKAIDEQKAALLAQADELRAQATEQMVENVMKYIEDNGFSVREIMTKVQARITKKQKVTTFVNPENSEQTYTRGPLPEWIKEGMVAGGLDPADKAQVAQFKETLIKK